In Spiroplasma sp. SV19, one DNA window encodes the following:
- a CDS encoding RidA family protein, which produces MSKRIIATSLAPEAIGPYSQAIKAGNFLYISGQLPLDPSTMTFGGTTITEQTKWSLENLKAIIQSAGYSLVNVVKVNIFLKDINDFAAMNEVYKTYFTADFPARSAVAVAGLPKDALVEIEAVAYLE; this is translated from the coding sequence ATGAGTAAAAGAATTATCGCAACTAGCTTAGCTCCTGAGGCGATTGGCCCATATTCACAAGCAATTAAAGCGGGGAACTTTTTATATATTTCAGGGCAACTACCGTTAGATCCATCAACAATGACTTTTGGGGGAACAACAATTACTGAACAAACAAAATGGTCATTGGAGAATCTGAAAGCAATTATTCAATCAGCTGGTTATAGTTTGGTAAATGTTGTTAAAGTTAACATTTTCTTAAAAGATATCAATGATTTTGCCGCAATGAATGAAGTGTACAAAACATATTTTACGGCGGATTTCCCAGCTCGGTCAGCCGTAGCGGTTGCAGGGTTGCCAAAAGATGCCTTAGTTGAAATTGAGGCAGTTGCTTATTTAGAATAA
- a CDS encoding N-6 DNA methylase, which yields MYRVDRNNFYKNEKKSNIYTPNYVSEFLFKILSTHIKEGYIFDPCVGKGSLLIPWEKAGWKIKGVDIEDHNFSNTIIKNYLELTNNDLENKIPSLVIMNPPFNIDEKTKEYIWKFYGSRPLLPEVWFRKVIELFGKDIPIVMFTPYGFRLNQSGESKRWMNFINKNYPEISSIISLPKNVFDNVLFHSEILIFNIKTLKPHYFLGEK from the coding sequence ATGTATAGAGTAGATAGAAATAATTTTTATAAAAATGAAAAAAAGTCAAATATTTATACTCCCAATTATGTATCTGAGTTTTTATTTAAAATTCTAAGCACCCATATAAAAGAGGGATATATTTTTGATCCATGTGTTGGGAAAGGTTCCTTATTAATTCCTTGGGAAAAAGCGGGATGAAAAATTAAAGGTGTTGATATTGAAGATCATAACTTTTCTAATACAATTATTAAAAATTATTTAGAATTAACAAACAACGATTTAGAAAACAAAATTCCATCATTAGTAATAATGAATCCACCTTTTAATATTGATGAAAAAACAAAAGAATATATTTGAAAATTTTATGGGAGTAGACCCTTACTACCTGAAGTTTGATTTAGAAAAGTTATTGAATTATTTGGAAAAGATATTCCTATTGTTATGTTTACACCATATGGTTTTAGATTAAATCAATCAGGTGAAAGCAAGCGATGAATGAATTTTATTAATAAAAATTATCCTGAAATATCTTCTATTATTTCTTTACCAAAAAATGTTTTTGATAATGTTTTATTTCATTCTGAAATTCTTATTTTTAATATTAAAACACTTAAACCACATTATTTTTTAGGAGAGAAATAA
- a CDS encoding EcoRI family type II restriction endonuclease: MATSEQLRMNKNQHRPKNLNSKKDDKEIYYAMQKVIKYLVKRFENISNIDEKNKEFYIEYSKTISIGFMNKMIKNKCIRREYFNAFDDRSIKPDGGILLLKSTSDEEFCRVLLVSEIKRQGTNDQLEKEGKPKQAKGNAIERLGKNLIGIRTMMMHESITPFVCFGWGCDFNHEDSYIDSKILWWMNFIP, from the coding sequence GTGGCAACTTCAGAGCAATTAAGAATGAATAAAAATCAACATAGACCAAAAAATCTAAATAGTAAAAAAGATGATAAAGAAATATACTATGCAATGCAAAAAGTTATTAAGTACTTAGTAAAACGATTTGAAAACATTTCAAACATTGATGAAAAAAATAAGGAATTTTATATTGAATATTCTAAAACTATATCAATTGGTTTTATGAATAAAATGATTAAAAATAAGTGTATAAGACGAGAATATTTTAATGCTTTTGATGATAGAAGCATTAAACCTGATGGAGGAATTCTATTATTAAAATCTACTTCTGATGAAGAATTTTGTAGAGTGTTACTAGTTTCTGAGATAAAACGTCAAGGAACTAATGACCAGCTAGAAAAAGAAGGAAAACCAAAACAGGCTAAAGGAAATGCAATTGAAAGACTTGGCAAAAATTTGATTGGCATTAGGACAATGATGATGCATGAAAGTATAACACCTTTTGTTTGTTTTGGTTGAGGCTGTGATTTTAATCATGAAGATAGTTATATTGATTCAAAAATATTATGATGAATGAATTTTATCCCTTAA
- a CDS encoding NCS2 family permease, with product MFKKKIETFFRFDDFKTTFKKEIIGGLTTFLAMLYILSVQPNMLSAAPDINHPTDPSQNMAFGGIFIATALASFIATLIMGLSANMPVGLAPGMGLNAVFTFNVANNGLGYQGALIAVMISAIIFCLISVTKLRTIVINAITNSLKLAIGAGIGFFIAYIGLHNIGFVGDNAVTPGGIVVNGGIPVATLGNLKTNWPMILMGFGVLILIFILHFNKIPGAIAIAILGGLGVSLIIGNVIDSDFIRTNFAYWRGWSYSDFNGFGTNLKSTFSEFTNLKIWTSPIMYISIFVFLFVDFFDTTGTLYSVSTQISAATGREYELKPRALIADSVGTLVGGTLGCSSVTSFVESTTGVSQGARTGFSAIITGTMFLVAIPLFPIFKLITPAIAGAAVIFVGTLMVSQIKDIEWAKPEFGITAFFTIITMIVTFSITNGLALGFIAYALICLITKKAKTVAIPIYILDLCFIGYFIAFAFVQ from the coding sequence ATGTTTAAAAAAAAGATTGAGACTTTTTTTCGATTTGATGATTTCAAAACTACTTTTAAAAAAGAAATTATTGGTGGTTTAACAACGTTTTTAGCAATGTTATATATTTTATCAGTCCAGCCAAATATGTTATCGGCTGCACCAGATATTAATCATCCAACAGATCCAAGTCAGAATATGGCTTTTGGAGGAATTTTTATTGCAACAGCTCTTGCATCTTTTATTGCAACATTAATTATGGGTTTATCAGCTAATATGCCAGTTGGCTTAGCGCCAGGAATGGGATTAAATGCTGTTTTTACTTTTAATGTCGCTAATAATGGTTTGGGTTATCAAGGAGCTTTAATTGCAGTTATGATTTCTGCTATTATTTTCTGTCTTATTTCAGTAACAAAATTACGAACAATTGTTATTAATGCGATTACAAATTCATTAAAATTAGCAATTGGAGCTGGAATAGGATTTTTTATTGCCTATATTGGTTTACATAATATTGGTTTTGTTGGTGATAATGCTGTTACTCCCGGCGGAATTGTTGTTAATGGTGGAATTCCAGTTGCAACATTAGGAAATTTAAAGACTAATTGGCCAATGATTTTAATGGGCTTTGGAGTCTTAATTTTAATTTTTATTTTGCACTTTAATAAAATACCTGGTGCAATTGCAATTGCAATTTTAGGTGGTTTGGGTGTTTCGCTAATTATTGGTAATGTGATTGATAGTGATTTTATTCGCACAAATTTTGCCTACTGAAGAGGGTGAAGTTATAGCGATTTTAATGGTTTTGGTACTAATTTAAAATCAACTTTTTCGGAATTTACTAATCTGAAAATTTGAACATCACCAATTATGTATATTTCAATTTTTGTTTTTTTATTTGTGGACTTTTTTGATACAACAGGAACGTTATATTCTGTTTCAACACAAATTTCAGCAGCAACAGGACGAGAATATGAATTAAAACCACGAGCTTTAATTGCGGATTCAGTCGGAACTTTAGTTGGGGGAACATTAGGGTGTTCGTCTGTCACAAGTTTTGTTGAATCAACAACAGGAGTTTCTCAGGGCGCACGAACTGGTTTTTCAGCAATTATTACTGGAACAATGTTTTTAGTTGCAATCCCGCTATTTCCAATTTTTAAATTAATTACGCCAGCCATTGCTGGTGCGGCGGTTATTTTTGTTGGAACATTAATGGTTAGTCAAATTAAAGATATTGAATGAGCAAAACCAGAATTTGGGATTACTGCTTTCTTTACTATTATTACAATGATTGTTACCTTTTCAATTACAAATGGTCTAGCACTTGGTTTCATTGCGTATGCCTTAATTTGTTTAATTACCAAAAAAGCAAAAACGGTTGCAATTCCAATTTATATTTTAGATCTCTGTTTTATTGGCTATTTTATTGCTTTTGCCTTTGTACAGTAA
- a CDS encoding purine-nucleoside phosphorylase has translation MRLDNKLYDENLTAAVNFLQQKVTDWKDYQVLMVLGSGYNHLADSFKINHSIKYADIPFWPICTAPYHFGNLVFAEHNGKKVVFMQGRHHYCEGYSMSEIAFPIYTLSLLNVQIMIASNAAASLNAQAIKIGEICAITDHINAFGDNPIIGLNNPRLGIRWPIPQNLYDDKLRQLLLTVAEKNDIKLRTGVYVGYPGGIFETASEARMYKPYAQMIGMSIVPEAIAAFHSGMKVAGLTTATVCSIGDNPDFVDDDYIMKQTQKMAVDLKVLLVELLAVI, from the coding sequence ATGCGTTTAGATAATAAACTTTATGATGAAAATTTAACAGCAGCCGTTAATTTTTTGCAACAAAAAGTAACTGATTGAAAAGACTATCAAGTCTTAATGGTGCTTGGTTCGGGATATAATCATCTTGCTGATTCATTCAAGATTAATCATAGTATTAAATATGCTGATATTCCATTTTGACCAATTTGTACAGCACCATATCACTTTGGCAATTTAGTTTTTGCTGAACACAATGGTAAAAAAGTGGTTTTTATGCAAGGACGGCACCATTATTGTGAGGGCTATAGTATGAGTGAAATTGCTTTTCCAATTTATACTTTATCGTTATTAAATGTGCAAATAATGATAGCATCTAATGCGGCAGCTAGTTTAAATGCCCAAGCAATTAAAATTGGTGAAATATGTGCAATCACAGATCACATTAATGCTTTTGGTGATAATCCCATTATTGGGTTAAATAACCCACGGTTAGGAATTCGCTGACCAATTCCTCAAAATTTATATGATGATAAGTTGCGACAATTATTATTAACGGTTGCTGAAAAAAATGATATTAAATTAAGAACAGGAGTATATGTTGGTTATCCAGGGGGAATATTTGAAACAGCTAGTGAAGCAAGGATGTATAAACCATATGCTCAAATGATTGGAATGAGTATTGTTCCTGAAGCAATCGCGGCATTTCATAGTGGCATGAAAGTTGCTGGTTTAACAACAGCAACCGTTTGTTCAATTGGTGATAATCCTGATTTTGTTGATGATGACTATATTATGAAACAAACCCAAAAAATGGCAGTTGATTTAAAAGTTTTATTAGTGGAATTGTTAGCAGTAATTTAA
- the pnuC gene encoding nicotinamide riboside transporter PnuC, with protein sequence MKNKQQKWFIITRPINFLGIKTIWKDIKELPKTFKILLICIGIIVTLLSFFDFNHFIDPYNNPSFFSIVNVLNTPKPYLGNMPKWIDATLYSLSGLVSFTGILNVFLISFGKMSNFFWGLINVTTFGLFAFDFGYTGDAQLNLFFYLPFQFIGWYIWQKTLVFEQNSSLNIRTSKWWIITPIALSACAVLTVAWYYEIPAFHYAIVKTDYAYLYQPVPHVFDSITNSIAIVASILMFLRLKEQWILWLISNVLQFSMFAGINSIGANHPISININMLIQMSFFTVNTVIGFLIWSGYLNKEKTE encoded by the coding sequence ATGAAAAATAAACAGCAGAAATGATTCATAATTACCCGACCAATTAATTTTCTGGGTATAAAGACAATTTGGAAAGATATTAAAGAATTACCAAAGACTTTTAAAATTCTTTTAATATGTATTGGAATTATTGTGACATTATTATCTTTTTTTGATTTTAATCATTTTATTGATCCTTATAATAATCCCTCTTTTTTTAGTATTGTAAATGTTCTAAACACTCCAAAGCCTTATTTAGGGAATATGCCAAAATGAATCGACGCAACTCTTTATTCTTTAAGTGGGTTAGTTAGTTTTACTGGTATTTTAAATGTTTTTTTAATTAGTTTTGGAAAAATGAGTAACTTTTTCTGAGGTTTAATTAATGTTACAACTTTTGGATTATTTGCATTTGATTTTGGTTATACCGGTGATGCCCAATTAAACTTATTTTTTTATTTACCCTTTCAATTTATTGGATGATACATTTGACAAAAAACATTAGTCTTTGAACAAAATTCTTCTTTAAATATTAGAACCTCAAAATGATGAATTATAACACCAATTGCCCTAAGTGCTTGTGCTGTTTTAACAGTTGCTTGATACTATGAGATTCCTGCTTTTCATTATGCTATTGTTAAAACAGATTATGCTTATTTATATCAACCAGTTCCACATGTTTTTGATAGTATTACTAATAGTATTGCGATTGTTGCGTCAATTCTAATGTTTTTACGATTAAAAGAGCAATGAATTTTGTGATTAATTTCTAATGTTTTACAGTTCTCAATGTTTGCTGGAATAAATAGTATTGGTGCTAATCATCCAATATCAATCAATATTAATATGTTAATTCAAATGAGTTTCTTTACTGTTAATACAGTTATTGGTTTTTTAATTTGAAGTGGTTATTTAAACAAAGAAAAAACAGAATAA
- a CDS encoding Cof-type HAD-IIB family hydrolase has protein sequence MKKAVFSDLDGTLLKDNHRFSKLTKKTVNSVQKKGIPFVVTTGRLANDAIRQARKLKVHKYNGYVLANNGASAYSFKTNSFLWMMIFTTAEIKTLFQFTYQKYKVHFFSNNSTYVYEYGENSYYWSKIMRTKYKVITKPEEIIEDITHASVITHQSLDDNAAGVLIQELRQLLPQLDITQYNNRVFEIACKGISKGSALQFLSHHIGIDISQTYSFGDSYNDLELIRQAGVGIAVGNAIDELKAMANEVTLSNREDGPAKYLQQFFLKK, from the coding sequence ATGAAAAAAGCAGTTTTTTCAGATTTAGATGGAACTTTATTAAAAGATAATCATCGTTTTAGTAAGTTAACAAAGAAAACCGTTAATTCAGTGCAAAAAAAAGGTATTCCATTTGTTGTAACAACGGGACGATTAGCAAATGATGCCATTCGCCAAGCTCGTAAACTAAAAGTTCATAAATATAATGGTTATGTTTTAGCAAATAATGGGGCAAGTGCATATTCATTTAAAACAAATAGTTTTTTATGAATGATGATTTTTACCACTGCTGAAATTAAAACGCTTTTTCAATTTACTTATCAAAAGTATAAAGTCCATTTTTTTAGTAATAATAGCACTTATGTTTATGAATATGGTGAGAATTCTTATTATTGATCAAAAATAATGCGAACTAAATATAAGGTTATTACTAAACCAGAAGAAATTATTGAAGATATTACCCATGCTAGTGTTATTACTCATCAATCATTAGATGATAATGCTGCTGGTGTGTTAATACAGGAGTTACGACAATTATTACCACAATTAGATATTACACAGTATAATAATCGTGTTTTTGAAATTGCTTGTAAAGGAATTTCAAAAGGGAGTGCATTACAGTTTTTATCACATCATATTGGGATTGACATTAGTCAGACTTATTCATTTGGTGATTCGTATAATGATCTTGAATTAATTCGCCAAGCTGGGGTTGGAATTGCCGTTGGTAATGCAATTGATGAATTAAAAGCTATGGCGAATGAAGTAACTTTGTCAAATCGCGAAGATGGACCAGCAAAATATTTGCAGCAGTTTTTCTTAAAAAAATAG
- the trxA gene encoding thioredoxin yields MAVNEIKTVNDFEKAIADSKLTLVDFYADWCGPCKMIAPVISELAKDRGDVNFIKINVDELQDLAQNYGILSIPTLITFQNGNELKRKTGFVTRNEIEQELLS; encoded by the coding sequence ATGGCTGTAAATGAAATAAAAACTGTTAATGATTTTGAAAAAGCAATTGCTGACAGTAAATTAACATTAGTTGATTTTTATGCTGATTGATGTGGACCATGTAAAATGATTGCACCAGTAATTAGTGAGTTAGCAAAAGACCGTGGTGATGTTAATTTCATTAAAATTAATGTTGATGAATTGCAAGATCTTGCTCAAAATTATGGAATTTTATCAATTCCAACATTAATTACATTTCAAAATGGAAATGAATTGAAACGAAAAACTGGATTTGTAACCCGTAATGAAATTGAACAAGAATTATTAAGTTAA
- a CDS encoding nitroreductase family protein, with amino-acid sequence MSVQQAAQFRKAIKIYDKTKTVNDADLKTILATGALAPSSNGLEPVKVIIIKDQKLKEQAALNCFMAGNQQKVKDAPILALLLGANGDYLTSEEFLTKRMGRIFKGEALTSNVTGMSNYLKTYPSPDMFSDEQTHIVASFMALQAADLKIGSSIMGGITPVKAIPFFKEHNIVDTTKWHLALGMLFGYYDDNIAETSFPRLRIPEDEFVTIF; translated from the coding sequence ATGAGTGTACAACAAGCAGCACAATTTCGAAAAGCAATTAAAATTTATGATAAAACAAAAACAGTTAACGATGCTGATTTAAAAACAATTCTAGCAACAGGTGCTTTAGCGCCCAGTTCAAACGGATTAGAACCAGTCAAAGTTATTATTATTAAGGATCAAAAATTAAAAGAACAAGCAGCACTAAATTGTTTTATGGCAGGAAACCAACAAAAAGTAAAAGATGCACCAATTTTAGCATTATTATTGGGGGCAAACGGAGATTATTTAACTTCTGAAGAATTTCTAACAAAACGTATGGGGCGAATTTTTAAAGGTGAAGCACTAACAAGTAATGTAACGGGAATGAGCAATTATTTAAAAACTTATCCCAGTCCAGATATGTTTTCAGACGAACAAACACATATTGTTGCTAGTTTTATGGCATTGCAAGCCGCTGATTTAAAAATTGGTTCAAGTATTATGGGAGGGATTACCCCCGTCAAAGCAATTCCATTTTTTAAAGAACACAATATTGTGGACACCACAAAATGACATTTAGCCTTAGGAATGCTTTTTGGGTATTATGATGATAACATAGCAGAAACAAGTTTCCCCCGCTTACGAATTCCAGAAGATGAATTTGTTACTATTTTTTAA
- the leuS gene encoding leucine--tRNA ligase, whose protein sequence is MEFSHKAIEQKWQQYWEEHQTFKTTNNSDKKAYILDMFPYPSGAGLHVGHPKGYVATDVVSRLRKLQGYDVLHPIGWDAFGLPAEQYALQTGNDPAEFTLQNIANFRHQLKALGFSYDYNKEVNTSSPGFFKTTQLIFELLYQNGLAEMRDVDVNWCPDLGTVLANEEVLNIDGKMVSERGHYPVYKKPMRQWVLKITAYAEKLLEGLDEVDWPESVKDLQRNWIGKSVGAEIKFAVQDSSEIIEVFTTRADTIFGVEYLVLAPEHPLVTKLTTSEYQVKVTEFLATTKAKSDLERQDNSKEKTGMFIGSYAINPVNKKVVPIWIADYVLPFYATGAVMAVPGHDERDYLFALKYQLPISYVIEGEYHQQLHNKDGKHINSEFLNGLTTNEAIAKAIAVLTETGHATAKITYKLRDWLFSRQRYWGEPFPVIHWEDGSISLVDEKELPLELPKMTNIKPSQTGESPLANATDWLTVVDSTGKKGRRETNTMPQWAGSCWYYLGYILMENNEMLDLRSSEAQKLFKKWLPVDLYVGGQEHAVLHLLYSRFWHKFLYDQKLVPTSEPFYKLVNQGMILGADGTKMSKSKGNVINPDDIIKSHGADTLRLYEMFMGPIEASLPWNPSGLDSARKWLDRVYRLVKNNNFTQVNNHQLDFIYHNMVKKGTEMIEKLSFNTAISQLMVFINACYKDDTPIYQPYFEGFTKMLSLFAPHLAEEIWVNLQQKSSIALATWPSYEEKYLQKKEVVIAVQVNGKLRAKLEVAVDTSEGDLLALAKTNPNVQGFLRGHQIVKEIVIKNKIVNFVVK, encoded by the coding sequence ATGGAATTTTCGCATAAGGCAATTGAGCAAAAATGACAACAATATTGAGAAGAGCATCAGACTTTTAAAACAACCAATAACTCTGATAAAAAAGCTTATATTTTAGATATGTTCCCATATCCTTCGGGAGCTGGTTTGCATGTTGGACATCCAAAAGGATATGTCGCAACCGATGTTGTTAGTCGTCTGCGAAAATTACAAGGTTATGATGTCTTACATCCAATTGGATGAGATGCTTTTGGGTTGCCAGCTGAACAATATGCCTTACAAACAGGGAATGATCCTGCTGAATTTACCTTACAAAATATTGCTAATTTTCGTCACCAATTAAAAGCTCTTGGATTTAGTTATGATTATAATAAAGAAGTTAATACTTCTTCACCTGGTTTTTTTAAAACAACACAATTAATTTTTGAATTATTATATCAAAATGGCTTAGCTGAAATGCGTGATGTTGATGTTAATTGGTGTCCTGACTTAGGAACTGTTTTAGCAAATGAAGAAGTTTTAAATATTGATGGCAAAATGGTTTCAGAACGAGGCCATTATCCTGTTTATAAAAAACCAATGCGTCAGTGGGTTTTAAAAATTACTGCTTATGCTGAAAAATTGTTAGAAGGACTTGATGAAGTTGATTGACCAGAATCGGTGAAGGATTTGCAACGTAATTGAATTGGTAAATCAGTTGGCGCTGAAATTAAATTTGCTGTGCAAGATAGTTCAGAAATTATTGAAGTTTTTACAACTCGTGCGGATACTATTTTTGGTGTTGAGTACTTAGTGTTAGCACCAGAACATCCGTTGGTAACAAAATTAACTACATCAGAATATCAAGTAAAAGTAACAGAATTTTTAGCCACAACAAAAGCAAAAAGTGATTTAGAACGACAAGATAATAGTAAAGAAAAAACGGGAATGTTTATTGGTAGTTATGCAATTAATCCTGTTAATAAGAAAGTTGTGCCAATTTGGATTGCTGATTATGTCCTGCCATTTTATGCAACGGGAGCAGTAATGGCTGTTCCTGGTCATGATGAACGTGATTATCTGTTTGCCCTAAAATATCAATTACCAATTAGTTATGTAATTGAAGGTGAGTATCACCAGCAGTTACATAATAAGGATGGGAAACATATTAATTCTGAGTTTTTAAATGGTTTAACAACTAATGAAGCAATTGCAAAGGCAATTGCAGTTTTAACAGAAACAGGTCATGCCACAGCAAAGATAACTTATAAACTTCGCGATTGATTATTTTCACGACAACGTTATTGAGGAGAACCATTTCCAGTTATTCATTGAGAAGATGGTTCAATTAGTTTAGTTGATGAAAAAGAATTACCATTAGAATTACCAAAAATGACAAATATTAAACCTTCGCAAACAGGAGAATCACCACTAGCTAATGCAACCGATTGGTTGACGGTTGTTGATAGTACTGGTAAAAAAGGACGCCGTGAAACTAATACAATGCCGCAATGAGCAGGTAGTTGCTGGTATTACCTGGGATATATTTTAATGGAAAATAATGAAATGCTAGATTTACGGAGTTCAGAAGCCCAAAAATTATTTAAAAAATGGTTACCTGTTGATTTATATGTTGGTGGTCAAGAACATGCTGTTTTACATTTATTATATTCTCGTTTTTGACATAAGTTTTTATATGATCAAAAGTTAGTTCCAACTTCTGAACCATTTTATAAATTAGTTAACCAAGGGATGATTTTGGGTGCTGATGGGACAAAAATGAGTAAATCAAAAGGGAATGTTATTAATCCTGATGATATTATTAAATCACATGGAGCTGATACTTTACGGTTATATGAAATGTTTATGGGTCCAATTGAGGCATCATTGCCGTGGAATCCAAGTGGGTTAGATTCAGCACGGAAATGATTAGACCGTGTTTATCGGCTTGTTAAAAACAATAATTTTACGCAAGTTAATAATCATCAATTAGATTTTATTTATCATAATATGGTTAAAAAGGGCACAGAAATGATTGAAAAACTAAGTTTTAATACTGCTATTTCGCAATTGATGGTTTTTATTAATGCTTGTTATAAAGATGATACCCCAATTTATCAACCATATTTTGAAGGGTTTACGAAAATGCTAAGTCTTTTTGCTCCACATTTAGCAGAAGAAATATGAGTTAATTTACAACAAAAATCATCAATTGCTTTAGCAACTTGACCAAGTTATGAAGAAAAATATTTGCAAAAAAAAGAAGTTGTAATTGCCGTTCAAGTTAATGGTAAATTACGTGCTAAATTAGAAGTTGCCGTTGATACTTCGGAAGGGGACTTGCTAGCCTTGGCAAAAACAAACCCGAATGTTCAGGGTTTTTTAAGGGGTCATCAAATTGTGAAGGAAATTGTTATTAAAAACAAAATTGTTAATTTTGTTGTAAAATAA
- a CDS encoding YwaF family protein — translation MKFVRSSDGPWGFFDPAGSYVPGADWTDQWFFKGHSYIFQLVGIAIFVLIIGSLFFCRKYYAKTVNWKWFRISIGVYQIATYFLTYAIWVSYLAIVLKTEWIWGPVGPSQVRGLSELMPLHLCSIHQLLSGFILIFPSRKFFEVVAPSAIILPILAIISPVNGYWSLDNFFYYNYFILHTLIIFAYLYVYKYGLVGRPYSGLLFKWQLLWLTLFSIVTVIWDWIFKTNQLFVGPSSGEPWNNGGFNVGGWNTNFIGAKYMWPFAWLPMFILGIVMISITHILLFYIPQSFLYNMKTKELIAVPRGSCNKFRTKQGLTYIGFTFTYIFWPDNKIHHHLNHTNLLQFTDVELLTLSR, via the coding sequence ATGAAATTTGTTCGTTCTAGTGATGGACCATGAGGTTTTTTTGACCCAGCAGGTTCATATGTACCAGGGGCAGATTGAACTGACCAGTGATTTTTTAAAGGACATAGTTATATTTTCCAATTAGTGGGAATTGCTATTTTTGTTTTAATTATTGGCTCATTATTTTTTTGCAGAAAATATTATGCTAAAACTGTTAATTGAAAATGATTTCGAATTTCAATTGGAGTTTATCAAATTGCCACTTATTTTTTAACTTATGCCATTTGGGTATCATACTTAGCAATTGTTTTAAAAACGGAGTGAATTTGAGGCCCGGTTGGTCCGTCACAAGTTCGTGGTTTAAGTGAATTAATGCCATTACATTTATGTAGTATTCACCAATTATTATCGGGATTTATTTTAATTTTTCCTAGTCGGAAATTTTTTGAAGTTGTTGCCCCATCAGCAATTATTTTGCCAATTTTAGCAATTATTAGCCCTGTTAATGGATATTGAAGTTTGGACAATTTCTTTTATTATAATTACTTTATTTTACATACCTTAATTATTTTTGCTTATTTATATGTTTATAAATATGGTTTAGTTGGTCGTCCTTATAGTGGTTTATTGTTTAAATGACAATTATTATGATTAACATTGTTTTCGATTGTGACGGTAATTTGAGATTGAATTTTTAAAACCAACCAGTTATTTGTTGGTCCAAGTAGTGGTGAACCATGAAACAATGGTGGATTTAATGTTGGCGGTTGAAATACAAACTTTATTGGGGCAAAATATATGTGGCCATTTGCCTGATTGCCAATGTTTATTTTAGGAATTGTAATGATTTCTATTACCCATATCTTGTTATTTTATATTCCACAAAGTTTCTTATACAATATGAAAACAAAAGAACTAATAGCCGTTCCGCGTGGTTCATGTAATAAGTTTCGAACAAAACAAGGATTAACTTATATTGGTTTTACTTTTACTTATATTTTTTGACCAGATAATAAAATTCACCATCATTTAAATCACACTAATTTATTACAGTTTACCGATGTTGAATTATTAACTCTTTCACGTTAA